TTCAAAAAAATCCTTATCTATTTGTTTGTATAGTATTAGCAAGAGGTGAAGAACCTGTATAATATAATTGACGATATTTTAAAGCATTAGATCCTATTGGCAGATGCTCTTAAAACGTTAAACAGTAAAATAAAAAATCTCTAAAACATTTGAAACTCTTTGTAATTAAAAGGTGAATGTTTTAGAGATTTTTTTATCTTGCATTTCCCATTTTTATTCCGTTGTTTTTGTGGCAAATTTTATTAAAACTAGTTCAAGTAATTACGAATCTCATTGAAAACGAAGAACTACTTTATAAAATAGTCAAAAATTAGGACAAGCAGATTATTGAGATGATTGATCCTTTACTTTAATAATAATTTTTATGTAAACTCATCCTTTATTAGGTGTTCTATTGTATGACTTGAGAGTAGTTTTTTTGAGAATTTCAAGCAATAAATTTAAATATATTAGAGAGTCTAAAATTAGCACTAATCCCTAAAAAGATATGAACGATATGTGAACGATGATATCAAGAAATGAAAAAATCTCTATACTACATTCAAATTGTAAGCTTGGGACTGCTATAATTAGTACTTATTGAGGCGATATGATGCCACATACATTAAATACAGAATAAACTCATTCTTTAAGATAATAATTACATCTAAGGAGACTAATCATGAAAAGAAAGATAAGTTCTATCATTGTAGTCGGGATAATGCTCTTTCAATCATTAACTACGTATCCATTTATCACCGAAGCCAAAGAAAATGAACAAAAAGAAGAAATAAATAAACCCTCAAAAATAACTAAGGGATTAACTAATTCCCTAAAATACACTAAGACAATTCTTGAAACAGGGGACACCTATGATAGTGTATTTCCTGACAGTGCTTTAGCTAAAGTAGTTGCTAAAGAAGCAACAGGGTCAGAGAATACAACTCAGCTAGTAACACAAGCAGACCTGAATAAAATCAAATCTCTCAATGGTTATAATAAAGGAATCAGCGTATTAACAGGAATCGATTTGCTAGTCAATGTGACAAGTATAAGCTTGAATAATAATCAAGTAACAGACATTTCTCCAATAGATCAATTACCTAATTTAGTAAGCCTATCGGTAAAAAACAATCAAATTAGCAGTCTTATCTTAAATGCGCAAAATCAACTCCCGAAACTAACAACCATTGATATTGAAAATAATCCTGATCTTAATACTATCGATATCCAAGATCAACCCCAATTGATAGATGTAAAGACGTCCGGTTATACAGGATTACGCAAGTTAACAACGGTAATTGCCAAAAACAATCCAGAATTAGTCAATTTAGGCCAATACACTATCCGAAATGTCTACTTTAGCCAAGTAGCAAGTTTAACGAAAGTTGAATTAGTCAATCTCCCTAAGGTAAGAAAAGTAAACCTTGAGTGGAACAGTATTAATGAGCTAAAAGTTACTGATTTAGCCATTGAAGATCTGCCATTAGGAGAAAACGAATTAACAGATACAGTATTTGATAACATCCAAAATCTGCCTAATTTAAAAACGTTAGACCTGTCAAAAAACCAACTAGAAGAAGTTGTGTTAGACAAAACGGATGTAGAAAATCTACCCAATTTGATGACACTAAATATACAGCAAAATTTGGCTATAAAATTGATAAATGTTCAAGAACAACCCCAATTGGTAGATGTAAAGACTTCCGATTATAAAGAATTATCTGCGTTAACAACAGTAATTGCCAAAAATAATCCAGAATTAGTTAATTTAGGTTATCCCAGTATGCAAAATGTTTACTTTTACCTAGTAGCAAGTTTAACGAAAGTTGAATTAGTCAATCTCCCTAAGGTAAGAAAAGTAAACCTTGAGAGGAACAGTATTAATGAGCTAAAAGTTACTGATTTGGCTATTGAAGATCTGCCATTAGAAGAAAATGAATTAACAGATACTGTATTCGATAACATCCAAAATCTGCCTAACTTAAAAACGTTAGACCTGTCAAAAAACCAACTAGAAGAAGTTGTGTTAGACAAAACGGATGTAGAAAATCTACCCAATTTGATGACATTAGATATACAGCAAAATTTGGCTATAAAATTGATAAATGTTCAAGAACAACCCCAATTGGTAGATGTAAAGACTTCCGATTATAAAGAATTATCTGCGTTAACAACAGTAATTGCCAAAAATAATCCAGAATTAGTTAATTTAGGTTATCCCAGTATGCAAAATGTTTACTTTTACCTAGTAGCAAGTTTAACGAAAGTTGAACTTGCTAACCTTCCAAAAGTAAGAGCAGTTCGATTGGAACGTAATAGCATCAATCAGATTGAACTAAATAATTTAGTTTCAGTAAAAGACGTGAATCTAAATACTAACAAAATAACAAATGATAGTATAGAGAAATTTAAAGGCATGCCTATACTAGCAACTTTAAATTTAAACAAAAACCAAATTACCAATATAAATATGCTTGATGATTTCCCAGAAATGACTACTTTAAATATTGATTTAAACTCCGTCAGTGTTTTACCAAGTAACCTTAAAACAAAGATGCCAAAACTATCGAGAATTAGTGCATTAAATCAAACAGTTACTTTAGATAAAGCAATTGTAGTGGATGATTCCGATTTAATTATTAATAATGAGATTAGTAATTTTGGAAAGTTAACCGATCCAAGCCCAATATCAAATTTTGGAACTTACGCAAATGAAAAAATAACTTGGTCGTCTGAAAGAATTAAAAATTTAACAGAGGTTAGTTTTAAGTTTTCTGAGCTAATTAATGTGACTGGTATAGATGGAACTTTTTCAGGAAAAGTAACACAACCATTTAAAAAATCAACTACACCAGTAATTAATGCAGATTCCGAAATTCATTATCCGCAAGGGACAAAAAAAACAGAAGCAGAGTTTTTAAAGGATATTCAAGCGCAAACAACGGATGATTTATCCATTAAAAGCGATTTTGAAATAATGGTGAATCTCAAGAAAGTAGGAAAATACACAGTAATATTAAACGTAGAGAATATGGATGGAACTAAAGCTAATCCAAAAGAAGTGACTGTTTATATTGATGCTGTACAAGGTGCAAATATAACTGTGAAATATGAAGACAAATCAGGGAATAAACTTGCAGAAAATAGTATATTAACTGGAAATGTCGGTGAAGAATATAGTTCAAGTGAAAAAGAAATTTTAGGTTATACACTAACTGAAATTCCAACAAATGCACAAGGAGAATTTAGTTTAGAAGAACAGACTGTGACATATATCTATTCGAAAAATCCCGTTCCAGCTAAAGACATCACGGTACAATATACCGATGAAGATGGAATAGAACTAGCACCAACCGAAACATTATCAGGTAATTTTGATGAAAATTATGTTACAACAGCGAAGACTTTTACAGGATACGAATTAATTGAAACTCCGAGCAATGCAGAAGGAAAGTTTAGCGAAAATGCACAAACAGTGACCTATGTGTATCGCGCGATTAAAGCAGATCCAATTTTAGCAAAAGAAGTTACGGTGAACTACCAGGACGAATTAGGAGCTAAAATTAGTGAAACGGAAGTATTAACTGGTGAAATTGGTGAAACATACACAACAGTGGCTAAAACAATAGATGGCTATACCTTAATTAAGAGCCCTATTAACGCTAGCGGGATTTTTAACGAAAATCCTCAAACGGTTACCTATGTGTATCAATTACAAAACAACCCAATAACAGCAAATATCACTGTTAAACACTTGGATGAAAACAACAATGAGCTAGCACCGAGTGAGGTACTAAGTGGAATTGTCGATGAAGCATATACAACTAATCCAAAAGAAATAAAAGACTATTCGCTAGTAAAAGTACCAACTAATGCTAGCGGAAAATTCACGACAGAAGCACAAACGGTGATTTATCACTATAAAAAGAACAGTATACAGACATCATCTTATATTACTGTAAAATATGTAGATGAAACAGGGAAAGAGCTGGCCATAAGCGAGGTATTAAACGGAAACATTAATGATTCCTACGCAACTACAGCTAAGGAAATTAAAGGCTACACGCTAGTGGAAAATCCCTCTAATGCAACTGGTAAATTTACAGATCAGGATCAAACTATAAAATATGTATATCGTGCTAATACAGATGAAGTAAATCTAGACCCAGATGTACCAGCGAGAAATCCCAATGGAGATATTCAACCAATGAATGATGCCCAACCACCAATTGAGGTTCCAAAATCCCTGCCTAAAACAGGTAGCCAGCCGGCAAATTTGATCTTTGGATTAGGAGTTTTACTAGTGTTTCTTAGTACCCAATGGCTACATCGAGATAAAAGAAAAAAAGATAAATCTCATAACTGCTGATAACATTTCTTGACAAAACTCTCCTTATCCTAAGGAGAGTTTTTTATTTTACGCTTGAACATTCAAAAACAAGGGTATTAGTTAAGTGTTCTAAAAAAAGCTAATTGAAGGAGGATTTTTACATGAAAAAAATGCTACCTGAGAGTAAAGTAGAGGCAATTAGAAAAGAAGGATTTTTAAATCGAGCTGTTGAGGCATATCGATTTTTCTATCCAACTGTGTCCAATGTGTCTAATTTTAAAGCATTGAATGACTTAGGGATTACAGAAAATCACGATTTCATTATTCAACTCACAACGCCTGATTTGAATGTATTGACGCAAAACTCAGATACACCATATTGCCTTGGAACGGGAAACACCGAGAATGGTCCAGTTGTTATCGAGTTGCCACAAGGCGCTATCGTTGGTGTGGCTGACGATATTAATTTTAAATTTATAACGAATATGGGATTAACAGGTGATGAGCAAGGGAAAGGTGCGAAATATTTATACTTACCACCTAATTATGATGGGGATATCCCGGAAGGCTACATAGTACGCAAACCTTCAAGCTATCGTTTCCTCATTTGTTTACGAGCGATGGTTCACCAAGCAAGTGATTATGAAAAAGCATTTGAACTCCTGAAAAAAGTGAAATTCTATCCATTAGAAGAAAAAGATAATAATCCAACCAGTACATTCCACGATTTTTCGCATCGAAAAGCGATTTCGACACCATATTATGTCGAAGGGAAATTTGACTACTGGGAAGTTATTAAATGGGCGCTGGATAATGATGAAACAGATCCAGAATATTACCAAATGTATGGCTTACTAAAAGCAATTGGTTTAGCGCCAAATAAAGAATTTAATCCTGAACCGGATAAAAAAGCTTTATTAATAGAAGCTGCCGAAAAAGCAGACAAGATGATGTTTGTGAATTCCTTTAATACGGATGATCCAGCTGCTATTGTTTGGCCAGGAAAGAACTGGGAATGGGCTGTCTATGGTGAGAATAATGACTTCTATGAAAAAACGTATTTAAATCTTCCTGTAAGAGAGCGTTGGTTCTATCAAGCGACACTCGAAACACACATGATGTTTATGCATAAAGTCGGATTTGGTTCCGTTTATATGCTTGGGGTGAAAGATAAAGAAGGAAACTATCTGGATGGGGGCAAAAGTTATACATTAAAAGTGCCAACACCAGTGCCAACGAGCATTTTCTGGTCGGTAACGGTTTATGAGATGGATACTCGTTCGGAAATTGTCACAGAGCAATTTATGCCTGCGCTTAACTCCATCAAAGATACGTTTGAAGTAGATGCTGACGGCAATACAACACTTTACTTTGGGCCAAATCCTCCAGAAGATGAGTCGCTTCCATGGATTCAAACCGTTCCAGATGCCAATTGGTTCACGTATTTCCGTATTTACGGACCAACCGAACCAGCCTTTGACAATAGCTGGCAACTATATGATTTTGAAGAAGTTAAATAAACAAAAAGAGGCGTAACTTTTAATAGTTGCGCCTCTTTTTATTAATCATTAAGTCCTAACCCGTCTAAAATTGTTGCTTCATATTTCTCAATGCGCGAAACACGCGTTTTCGATTGTTTCGGAGCTGCAAAATAAAGCAAGTAAGCTTTTTGACGACCAGGAGTCAAGGCTTCAAAAGCTGTTTGTAGCGCAGGCATTTCTTCAAATTTAGCGAGTAATTCTTCTGGAATAGGCGTTTCTGCTCGCGGTTTAAGTTCCACTTCTAATCCAGCTTTTTCTACTTCAATTGCATTTTGAATATACGCCTTTAGAAATTCTTTTTGATCAAGAATTTCCTGTAAATTTGTGAAGCGGATTTGTCTAGCGGCTTGCACATTTTCTGTTTGCTGCACTAAAATGTTTTCCGGATCACGGAGTAGTGCGCCTTTCATAAAGAGTAGAGCACAGTAGTTTTTAAAACCATGAATTAAGAAAACGTTGCTGCCATTAATAGCGTAACAAGGTTTCCCCCATTTGAATTCTTCTTCTAGTTCAAACGTGATTGCTATTTCTCTTAATGCTTTGAATTCAGCTTGCCAAGTGGATGGTTTACTTAGAAACGCATCTACTTTAGGATTTAATTCGGTTTTTGCCATAATGAATTCCTCTTTTCCACACTTTTTCTTTGATACGAGTTATTTTAACTTAATATGAAAGGCCTTGCAAATTTGACTTACCTACTAAAAGTAGACTTAAAGAAAGAACCTGAGTTTTATCCCAGATTCTCTTAATTTAAGATAAATTAAGCTGCCAACCGACGCCGAATTTATCCGTAACTTGCCCATATTTTTCCGACCAGAATGTTTTACCAAGTGGCATGACAATATTGCCACCTTCTGCAAGCTGATGGAATTGTTTGGTTAGTTTTATTTCGTCAGACGTATCAATTACTAGTGTTATATTATCTCCGAATGTGAGCGGCATAGACTTTGGAACATCCGAAAACATAACCTTTACTCCGTCCATTACTAAACTAGCATTCATTACTAAATCTTTGAGCGAATCTTCTATAGGTTCTTCGCTGGACTCGATTTCCCCATATGTCATCAAATCTGTACACTTTGTTCCAAAAATTTCTTCATAAAACGCGATAGCATCTCTGGATTGTGTTCTAAAATTCAAGTAAACATTCAACGTCATTTGAATTCCTCCTCGATTTTTATTCGCTAAAGTTCTATTCATTTTGGTGTTTTTATTATAGCAGATACTGCGTGAAAGAGGAAAAATTAAGAAGATAAATACTTGACTTGGAGCTACTCCAGGGTGATAAACTAAAGAGAAGATATAGATTCGGAGGAATTTAGATGAAAAAGACATTGTATTTAATGCGCCACGGTCAAACATTATTTAATCAACGTAAAAAAATTCAAGGTTTTTGCGATGCCCCACTTACCGACCTCGGGATTAAACAAGCAAAAATCGCTGGGAGTTACTTTAAAGAAAATAATATAACATTCGATCAAGCTTACAGTTCCACATCAGAGCGCGCATGTGACACGTTAGAGCTGATTACGGACAAAAGCTATCAACGGTTGAAAGGTTTGAAAGAATGGAATTTTGGTACTTTTGAAGGCGAGAGCGAAGACCTGAACCCACCACTACCATATGGAGATTTTTTTGCCGAGTATGGGGGAGAGCGAGAAGTAGATTTCAGAGACCGTTTAGTAACAACAATGGAACGTATCATGAGCCAAGATAACCATGATACTGTCCTCGCCGTTTCCCACGGAGCAGCCTGTGCTCAATTTGCCAGATATTGGGAAAAAACAAGCAAAATTGGCAAAGTAACAGGACTGAAAAATTGCTGCATTCTGAAGTTTGAATATGAAAACGGTAGATTTACTTTAGTTAATTTTATTAATCATGATTTTGAGAATGGAACGCATATGGAAAGCGCTAAATAAAAAAAGCACTCGTTAACGAGTGCTTTTTCGCTTTATTGAAACAAATTCTTTATTTTATCCAAAAACCCACCAGTTAACTCATTCGCAGTATCTTGCAAGTTTTCCGTAAGTCCACTTGCTTTATCTTGCAGATTTTCTGTTAGGTTCGTTGCTTCATTCTGTAAGTTTTCCGTGACGTTACTTGCTTGTTCACCAAGCTCAGATGCTTTGTTTGTTGCCTCTTCTGTCAGTGTTCCTAGGTTCTCCAGGGGCAGGGACTCGGTAACTTTATTCTTCAAATCATCTAAATTCATTGTTTCCTCCTTATTTTGGGGGCTTAGAGTTTATTCTAAAGGAAGACGCGGGGAACTACAAACAATTCGTACCGTCATTGGTGAAAAAATATGGTATGATGATAAAAGGAAATGAGGACTGACATGCATAATTTAAAATTAAGTGAAGAAATTAAAAGAGCAATTAACGAACTAGGATATACAGAAGCAACGCCTGTTCAAAAAGCAGTAATTCCAGTTGCCTTAACAGGGGAAGATATCGTTGCTAAATCACAAACTGGTAGTGGGAAAACAGCAGCATTCGCTATTCCTATTGCTGAACAAGTCGAATGGGAAGAAAATAAACCGCAAGCGCTAATCATCGTTCCAACGCGAGAACTTGCAATGCAAGTCAAAACAGAATGTACGAATATCGGGCGATTTAAACGCGTCAAAGCTGCAGCAATATACGGACAATCACCATTTGCAAAACAAAAATTAGAACTAAGCCAAAAAAATCATATCGTCGTTGGGACGCCTGGTCGCCTACTGGATCATATTGAAAAAGGATCTCTGAATGTCGATAAAGTAGCCCACTTAGTTTTAGATGAAGTAGACGAAATGTTAAGTATGGGCTTTATTGATCAAGTAGAAGATATTCTTAGCCGTTTACCAAAACAGCGCCAAAATCTATTTTTCTCTGCAACTATGCCAGAAGAAATGCAAGATTTAATCAAACGCTATCAAGACGATCCAATGGTTATCGAAATGGCATCAGAAAAAACAAATCCTATCTTCCATGTGGAGATGCAAACAGATAATAAAGAAAAAACGCTAAAAGATGTTTTAATTACGGAAAATCCAGATAGCGCGATTATTTTTTGCAACACGAAAAATCAAGTCGATGAACTCACGGATTTACTTGATGTAAAAGCTAGTAAAATTCATGGTGGCTTAAGACAAGAAGATCGTTTTCGGGCAATGGATGATTTCAAAAGTGGCAAATCGCGTTTCTTAATTGCGACAGATGTGGCAGGGCGTGGAATTGATGTGGATAATGTCTCATTAGTTATTAACTATGATTTACCAATCGAAAAAGAAAACTATGTGCATCGTATCGGTCGTACTGGTCGCGCTGGCAAAAGCGGGAAAGCCATTAGCTTCGTGAAAACTAATGAAAATCCACTTTTGCGTGATATAGAAGAAATGCTCGACGTTACAATTGAAAAAAAACGTAAACCGACAGTAATCGAAGTGAAAGCAAACGAAGATGCTTTCCGCAAAAAACAACAAAAGCGACCAACTATCAAAAAAGCTCGTGGCGAAAAATTAAATAAAAACATCATGAAATTGTACTTTAATGGTGGGAAAAAGAAAAAAATTCGTGCAGTAGATTTTGTGGGAACTATTTCTAAGTTAGAAGGAATTACGGCTGAAGATATTGGGATTATTACGATTGAAGACCATGTTTCTTTTGTCGAAATTTTAAATGGAAAAGGGCCCGCTGTACTGGACATGATGCGCTCTCGTAAAGTAAAAGGTAGACGCCTGAAAGTAAACGAAGCCAGAAAACGATAATTTTAAGAAAAGAAGGTCCAAACAATGGAAAGGCCAGATAATCAACTTATTTTAATGGTGTTAGAAGTTGTTAAAAATCCACTTTACAATATAAAATCACTAACAATTAATTTTCTGCAGGGAGAGATTGTTGGCAATTCAACAAGAAACGAATTGTTATATTGCACATACTGGCTTGAATTTCATGGTTTTATTCTTCGTGACGAAAAAGGAGATAACCAAAAGTACTATAGCATGACTAAACAAGGGGATTTTTTACTTCAAAAAATTAAAAATGAACTTTCTTAGTTTGTTCATACTTTTTTAACATTTATTCGTTATATTAAGAGTAACCTTTTTTTCAATGAAATATCTCACCTGGCAGCATCCGTCTCCCTACTAAAACGCGGATGCTGCTCTTTTTGTGCCTAAAATTATGATATACTGAAAAAAACTTGGAAAGTAGATGGAAATATGTATAAATACACACTTTGTTTTATCCAAAGAGGCGATGAAATTTTATTATTGAATAGACAAAAATCTCCCTGGATGGGAAGTTGGAATGGTGTCGGGGGTAAAATTGAGCAAGGGGAGGCGCTCCTCGAATCGATTAAGCGTGAAATCACAGAAGAGACAGGGATTTTCTCCAATGATTATGAAATTCGTGATATTGGTGAAATGAAATGGTTTGTGGATGGTGAAAATCTTGGAGGAATGCATTTGTTTCTGGCTAATCTTCCTGATAATTATATATACGCAACACCTCGCGCAACCGATGAAGGAATACTTGATTTTAAAAAAAGGGAATGGATACTTAATCCAGAAAATACAGGTGTAGTAAACAATTTACCATACATTATCCAACATGCCCCAAAAGCCCCACTTAGAATAGAAGTTTCGACAAAATATCAAGAAAATACATTACTACATATTAGTCATCAATCCTTATAAAAAAAGCATTGCGCTGATTCGCAATGCTTCCATACTTCAAGATGTCGTAAAATAACTCGCTTCCCAGCGACTAATTAAATTTTGCGCATCGTCTGTAGATAATTTTTTATGTCCGATAATCTGCTCTTTAGCAATTTCAAGACTCTCAAAATGATCAATTAATCGTTGCGAAGGATTATTAATATAGACATCACTAAGTAGAATGGAGTGGTTTTTCTCCTTTTCTATGCTTCTAACTCCTACGATATAACCTGCTGCTGTAATAAGTAATAATTTATTCATACTTCTTCGCTCCCTTTTAGTTGTTCTGCTGCACCACTAGACACTTTTTTTCTGGATAAAAACATATAGATGAAAACGCAAATAAAAGCGATGGCACCGGCAATAATGTAAATACCTTGGAATGAAAGCACATGATGAATTTCACCCATAATATAAGGCCCAATGCCAAGTCCTAAATCAAGCCCGATAAAGTAGGTAGATAAGCCAATCCCAATACGATGAGGTTCACATACTTTTAAACAAACAGCTTGTCCATTTGACATAAACGTTCCATAACCTAAGCCGATGAGTCCGCCTGAAATAAGTAGCACGAGACTTGATGTTGCAGTACTAAGGACCACTAATCCAACTGCTAAAAAGAGATAACTAGGATACATGACATATTTTTCACCTTTTGCATCGAAAAGTTTTCCAGACATTGGGCGCGTAAAGGTAATGACTAATGCGTAGACAACAAAGAAGAATGTCCCAGCGCTCACTAAATTAATTTCTCTAGCATAGGAAGCAAGGAATGTAAGCACACTAGAATAAGAAATCCCCATTAAGAAGGCAATAAAGGTAATCGGAATTACTTTATACTCAACAAAACTTTTAACCGTCCAAGTTTGTAAGGCCTTCCGATGTTCGGCTGTTAAAACAATATTTTTCACTGGTAAGTAGAAGCAAAGTAGTGCAGTTAATAAGACAATAACCGTGGAAAAAATAATAATCGTATAAAAGTTCGTTTTGTTTAGTAAAATCATTCCGATGAATGGGCCAATCGCGGCTGCAAGACTCGTGCTGAGACCATAATAATTAATTCCTTCTCCGTTTCTAGAATTAGGAATATAAGCTGTGACAATCGCATTGGTAGCTGTTGACGTTGTTCCGTATGCGAATCCATTTAAAAAACGAATAATAAACATAATGGCAATCGTTGGCATGTATAAGTAAGCCATCGTCGTTACTAAGAAAAATAAAATCCCAAATCTTAAAACCCGCTTACGACCAAATAGTTCCAGCTTTTTCCCCATGTAAA
The sequence above is drawn from the Listeria monocytogenes genome and encodes:
- a CDS encoding MucBP domain-containing protein, translated to MKRKISSIIVVGIMLFQSLTTYPFITEAKENEQKEEINKPSKITKGLTNSLKYTKTILETGDTYDSVFPDSALAKVVAKEATGSENTTQLVTQADLNKIKSLNGYNKGISVLTGIDLLVNVTSISLNNNQVTDISPIDQLPNLVSLSVKNNQISSLILNAQNQLPKLTTIDIENNPDLNTIDIQDQPQLIDVKTSGYTGLRKLTTVIAKNNPELVNLGQYTIRNVYFSQVASLTKVELVNLPKVRKVNLEWNSINELKVTDLAIEDLPLGENELTDTVFDNIQNLPNLKTLDLSKNQLEEVVLDKTDVENLPNLMTLNIQQNLAIKLINVQEQPQLVDVKTSDYKELSALTTVIAKNNPELVNLGYPSMQNVYFYLVASLTKVELVNLPKVRKVNLERNSINELKVTDLAIEDLPLEENELTDTVFDNIQNLPNLKTLDLSKNQLEEVVLDKTDVENLPNLMTLDIQQNLAIKLINVQEQPQLVDVKTSDYKELSALTTVIAKNNPELVNLGYPSMQNVYFYLVASLTKVELANLPKVRAVRLERNSINQIELNNLVSVKDVNLNTNKITNDSIEKFKGMPILATLNLNKNQITNINMLDDFPEMTTLNIDLNSVSVLPSNLKTKMPKLSRISALNQTVTLDKAIVVDDSDLIINNEISNFGKLTDPSPISNFGTYANEKITWSSERIKNLTEVSFKFSELINVTGIDGTFSGKVTQPFKKSTTPVINADSEIHYPQGTKKTEAEFLKDIQAQTTDDLSIKSDFEIMVNLKKVGKYTVILNVENMDGTKANPKEVTVYIDAVQGANITVKYEDKSGNKLAENSILTGNVGEEYSSSEKEILGYTLTEIPTNAQGEFSLEEQTVTYIYSKNPVPAKDITVQYTDEDGIELAPTETLSGNFDENYVTTAKTFTGYELIETPSNAEGKFSENAQTVTYVYRAIKADPILAKEVTVNYQDELGAKISETEVLTGEIGETYTTVAKTIDGYTLIKSPINASGIFNENPQTVTYVYQLQNNPITANITVKHLDENNNELAPSEVLSGIVDEAYTTNPKEIKDYSLVKVPTNASGKFTTEAQTVIYHYKKNSIQTSSYITVKYVDETGKELAISEVLNGNINDSYATTAKEIKGYTLVENPSNATGKFTDQDQTIKYVYRANTDEVNLDPDVPARNPNGDIQPMNDAQPPIEVPKSLPKTGSQPANLIFGLGVLLVFLSTQWLHRDKRKKDKSHNC
- a CDS encoding DUF1254 domain-containing protein, producing MKKMLPESKVEAIRKEGFLNRAVEAYRFFYPTVSNVSNFKALNDLGITENHDFIIQLTTPDLNVLTQNSDTPYCLGTGNTENGPVVIELPQGAIVGVADDINFKFITNMGLTGDEQGKGAKYLYLPPNYDGDIPEGYIVRKPSSYRFLICLRAMVHQASDYEKAFELLKKVKFYPLEEKDNNPTSTFHDFSHRKAISTPYYVEGKFDYWEVIKWALDNDETDPEYYQMYGLLKAIGLAPNKEFNPEPDKKALLIEAAEKADKMMFVNSFNTDDPAAIVWPGKNWEWAVYGENNDFYEKTYLNLPVRERWFYQATLETHMMFMHKVGFGSVYMLGVKDKEGNYLDGGKSYTLKVPTPVPTSIFWSVTVYEMDTRSEIVTEQFMPALNSIKDTFEVDADGNTTLYFGPNPPEDESLPWIQTVPDANWFTYFRIYGPTEPAFDNSWQLYDFEEVK
- a CDS encoding YdeI family protein — its product is MAKTELNPKVDAFLSKPSTWQAEFKALREIAITFELEEEFKWGKPCYAINGSNVFLIHGFKNYCALLFMKGALLRDPENILVQQTENVQAARQIRFTNLQEILDQKEFLKAYIQNAIEVEKAGLEVELKPRAETPIPEELLAKFEEMPALQTAFEALTPGRQKAYLLYFAAPKQSKTRVSRIEKYEATILDGLGLND
- a CDS encoding VOC family protein encodes the protein MTLNVYLNFRTQSRDAIAFYEEIFGTKCTDLMTYGEIESSEEPIEDSLKDLVMNASLVMDGVKVMFSDVPKSMPLTFGDNITLVIDTSDEIKLTKQFHQLAEGGNIVMPLGKTFWSEKYGQVTDKFGVGWQLNLS
- a CDS encoding histidine phosphatase family protein, with the translated sequence MKKTLYLMRHGQTLFNQRKKIQGFCDAPLTDLGIKQAKIAGSYFKENNITFDQAYSSTSERACDTLELITDKSYQRLKGLKEWNFGTFEGESEDLNPPLPYGDFFAEYGGEREVDFRDRLVTTMERIMSQDNHDTVLAVSHGAACAQFARYWEKTSKIGKVTGLKNCCILKFEYENGRFTLVNFINHDFENGTHMESAK
- the dbpA gene encoding ATP-dependent RNA helicase DbpA encodes the protein MHNLKLSEEIKRAINELGYTEATPVQKAVIPVALTGEDIVAKSQTGSGKTAAFAIPIAEQVEWEENKPQALIIVPTRELAMQVKTECTNIGRFKRVKAAAIYGQSPFAKQKLELSQKNHIVVGTPGRLLDHIEKGSLNVDKVAHLVLDEVDEMLSMGFIDQVEDILSRLPKQRQNLFFSATMPEEMQDLIKRYQDDPMVIEMASEKTNPIFHVEMQTDNKEKTLKDVLITENPDSAIIFCNTKNQVDELTDLLDVKASKIHGGLRQEDRFRAMDDFKSGKSRFLIATDVAGRGIDVDNVSLVINYDLPIEKENYVHRIGRTGRAGKSGKAISFVKTNENPLLRDIEEMLDVTIEKKRKPTVIEVKANEDAFRKKQQKRPTIKKARGEKLNKNIMKLYFNGGKKKKIRAVDFVGTISKLEGITAEDIGIITIEDHVSFVEILNGKGPAVLDMMRSRKVKGRRLKVNEARKR
- a CDS encoding DUF3116 family protein, with translation MERPDNQLILMVLEVVKNPLYNIKSLTINFLQGEIVGNSTRNELLYCTYWLEFHGFILRDEKGDNQKYYSMTKQGDFLLQKIKNELS
- a CDS encoding 8-oxo-dGTP diphosphatase, whose translation is MYKYTLCFIQRGDEILLLNRQKSPWMGSWNGVGGKIEQGEALLESIKREITEETGIFSNDYEIRDIGEMKWFVDGENLGGMHLFLANLPDNYIYATPRATDEGILDFKKREWILNPENTGVVNNLPYIIQHAPKAPLRIEVSTKYQENTLLHISHQSL
- a CDS encoding MFS transporter, whose translation is MKEKLFNKGFVLITLINFVVYLVYYLLMVIIAVIAQEELNASLGEAGFASGIYIIGTLLARLYMGKKLELFGRKRVLRFGILFFLVTTMAYLYMPTIAIMFIIRFLNGFAYGTTSTATNAIVTAYIPNSRNGEGINYYGLSTSLAAAIGPFIGMILLNKTNFYTIIIFSTVIVLLTALLCFYLPVKNIVLTAEHRKALQTWTVKSFVEYKVIPITFIAFLMGISYSSVLTFLASYAREINLVSAGTFFFVVYALVITFTRPMSGKLFDAKGEKYVMYPSYLFLAVGLVVLSTATSSLVLLISGGLIGLGYGTFMSNGQAVCLKVCEPHRIGIGLSTYFIGLDLGLGIGPYIMGEIHHVLSFQGIYIIAGAIAFICVFIYMFLSRKKVSSGAAEQLKGSEEV